A single genomic interval of Xiphophorus couchianus chromosome 2, X_couchianus-1.0, whole genome shotgun sequence harbors:
- the faap24 gene encoding Fanconi anemia core complex-associated protein 24, which translates to MDPKAAVLVNSDLPYGHILCHEKWRTSSLLQGLKDGGVKILFEKELGVADFHLPSKTRLLYVSECDIIAGNSYKRKLVRYRNASSSFQELVLVERTRLSEQYFSALQRFVVFDLGLSLLPVSGPTEASQLITQIVHGEGRENPFRRKTSGRLLDSVTLTLIQQIPGVGRIKALTLMHNFPSLKEISNASPAELEAVVGEGSAQQIHSFFHVNFITGT; encoded by the exons ATGGATCCCAAAGCAGCTGTCTTGGTGAATTCAGATCTTCCGTATGGACACATTCTTTGTCATGAAAAATGGAGGACTTCGTCTCTTCTTCAGGGCTTAAAAG ATGGAGGTGTGAAAATCCTCTTTGAAAAGGAGCTGGGTGTCGCAGATTTCCATCTTCCCAGCAAAACGAGGCTTCTTTATGTGTCAGAGTGTGACATAATAGCAGGAAATAGCTACAAAAGGAAGCTGGTTCGATACCGAAAT gcCAGTAGCAGCTTTCAGGAGCTGGTATTAGTGGAGAGGACACGGCTCAGTGAGCAATACTTCTCTGCTTTGCAGAGATTTGTGGTGTTTGACTTAGGTTTGTCTCTGCTCCCAGTTAGTGGACCAACAGAAGCCTCACAGCTCATTACTCAAATT GTTCATGGGGAGGGCAGAGAGAATCCTTTTAGGCGGAAGACTTCAGGTCGGCTGTTGGACTCAGTGACCCTGACTCTGATCCAGCAGATCCCTGGGGTTGGCAGAATCAAAGCTTTGACTCTGATGCATAATTTTCCCAGTCTCAAGGAAATCTCCAATGCATCTCCTGCTGAGCTAGAGGCCGTTGTGGGCGAGGGGAGCGCCCAGCAGATTCACAGCTTCTTCCACGTAAACTTTATTACTGGAACATAA